In one Populus nigra chromosome 12, ddPopNigr1.1, whole genome shotgun sequence genomic region, the following are encoded:
- the LOC133670222 gene encoding inactive protein RESTRICTED TEV MOVEMENT 2-like, with the protein METKNEETFKLYYNDFEPFCQWKKDEHEILEIHLRGFKKQHLRVQVEEPGVVKITGERPIDGTLRSRFRKQIKIPKTCKTDEIRAKLSGDILQIIVPKQTTAFPAKPGSTGSITRSESMPSNYLLYIESSSSTLEMTTKLALQVAGVLAVVVAFGAYAYKYCHCGHVEG; encoded by the exons ATGGAAACCAAGAATGAAGAAACCTTCAAGCTGTATTATAATGATTTTGAGCCCTTTTGCCAGTGGAAAAAGGATGAACATGAGATACTTGAGATCCATCTACGAG GATTCAAAAAACAACACCTGAGGGTCCAAGTAGAGGAACCTGGTGTTGTGAAAATTACTGGAGAGCGACCTATAGATGGTACTCTCCGGAGCCGCTTTCGTAAGCAAATCAAGATCCCAAAGACTTGTAAAACAGATGAAATTCGGGCTAAGTTATCTGGTGATATTCTTCAAATAATAGTGCCTAAGCAAACAACTGCATTTCCTGCAAAACCAGGCAGCACTGGAAGTATTACAAGAAGTGAAAGTATGCCATCAAATTACTTGTTATACATAGAGAGTTCAAGTTCGACACTAGAGATGACTACCAAGTTAGCTCTACAAGTTGCAGGAGTGCTTGCTGTGGTAGTGGCTTTTGGAGCTTATGCTTACAAGTACTGTCATTGTGGTCATGTTGAAGGCTAa
- the LOC133670184 gene encoding inactive protein RESTRICTED TEV MOVEMENT 2-like: protein METKNEETFKLYYGDFEPCCQWKKDEHEILEIHLRGFKKQHLRVQVEEPGVVKITGERPIDGTLRSRFSKQIKIPKTCKTDEIRAKLSGDILQIIVPKQTTAFPAKPGSTESITRSESMPSNYLLYIESSSSTLEMTTKLALQVAGVLAVVVAFGAYAYKYCHCGHVEG, encoded by the exons ATGGAAACCAAGAATGAAGAAACCTTCAAGCTGTATTATGGTGATTTTGAGCCCTGTTGCCAGTGGAAAAAGGATGAACATGAGATACTTGAGATCCATCTACGAG GATTCAAAAAACAACACCTGAGGGTCCAAGTAGAGGAACCTGGTGTTGTGAAAATTACTGGAGAGCGACCTATAGATGGTACTCTCCGGAGCCGCTTTAGCAAGCAAATCAAGATCCCAAAGACTTGTAAAACAGATGAAATTCGGGCTAAGTTATCTGGTGATATTCTTCAAATAATAGTGCCTAAGCAAACAACTGCATTTCCTGCAAAACCAGGCAGCACTGAAAGTATTACAAGAAGTGAAAGTATGCCATCAAATTACTTGTTATACATAGAGAGTTCAAGTTCGACACTAGAGATGACTACCAAGTTAGCTCTACAAGTTGCAGGAGTGCTTGCTGTGGTAGTGGCTTTTGGAGCTTATGCTTACAAGTACTGTCATTGTGGTCATGTTGAAGGCTAa
- the LOC133670194 gene encoding uncharacterized protein LOC133670194, whose protein sequence is MARSNVKPSYEDFEPYCKWRIEEGKDTLEVHLHGFRKEQVRVQLSSIGNMTITGERRVDESRWTRFRKEIKVPKECNNNEVRAKLSTGILYIVMPKKITLPSSQDQVNQENGQSSPNINQDTVAKDTATENLDGSAENNKMTTENATMLTTRPLTSFIMQLRDSFLRLQMGKKMGMNVAVAVALMIALVVFVIYKHRHVEN, encoded by the exons ATGGCTAGATCTAACGTCAAGCCCTCTTACGAAGATTTTGAACCCTATTGCAAGTGGCGAATAGAAGAAGGAAAGGACACTCTTGAGGTTCATCTCCATG GTTTCAGAAAGGAACAGGTGAGGGTTCAACTCAGCAGTATTGGAAACATGACAATTACTGGGGAACGTCGTGTGGACGAAAGTAGATGGACTCGTTTTCGCAAAGAAATCAAGGTCCCTAAGGAATGCAACAATAATGAAGTTCGTGCAAAGTTGTCTACTGGCATTCTTTACATAGTCATGCCTAAGAAAATAACATTACCTTCCTCTCAAGATCAAGTTAATCAAGAAAATGGACAATCAAGTCCCAACATCAATCAAGATACCGTTGCCAAGGACACCGCAACCGAAAATTTGGATGGTTCTGCAGAAAATAATAAGATGACCACTGAGAATGCTACAATGCTCACCACTAGGCCATTAACGAGCTTCATAATGCAGCTGAGAGATTCGTTTTTAAGGCTTCAAATGGGAAAAAAGATGGGTATGAATGTAGCAGTAGCAGTTGCTCTGATGATTGCTCTTGTTGTATTTGTCATATACAAACATCGTCATGTTGAAAACTAA
- the LOC133669626 gene encoding annexin Gh1-like yields the protein MGTKILTSSSHGYENECKEIHDSWGRLNHLVRSLAGRSKLERQQIRETYKAMYGEDMAILLQKMQFQNGSKVCAALYRWMMDTHERDAIVAREAFGQGDVNYKALVEIFVGRKSSHMVLIKQAYYARFRRHLDQEIINLEPPHPYQKILVALATSHKAHQEDVSQHIAKCDARRLYEAGEGSSQGAVEEAVVLEILSKRSIPQTKLTLSSYKHIYGHEYTKSLKKAKYMEFEDALKVVMKCMCNPPTYYAKVLYTSIKGTTADNGALARVMTSRAEVDLYEIRSIFKRKYEMELKDAICERIPSGDYRDFLAAIASTTTIITSHNSVSL from the exons ATGGGTACCAAAATCTTGACCTCTTCTAGCCATGGCTATGAGAATGAATGCAAAGAGATTCATGATTCATGGGGAAGGTTAAACCACTTGGTTCGATCATTGGCTGGCAGGTCCAAGCTTGAAAGGCAACAGATTAGAGAGACTTACAAGGCCATGTATGGAGAAGATATGGCCATTCTTCTCCAAAAGATGCAGTTCCAAAACGGATCAAAAGTATGTGCAGCTTTATATAGGTGGATGATGGACACACATGAACGTGATGCTATTGTTGCAAGGGAAGCTTTTGGACAAGGTGATGTTAACTACAAGGCTCTTGTTGAGATTTTTGTCGGGCGAAAATCAAGTCATATGGTTCTCATCAAACAGGCTTATTATGCAAGATTCAGAAGGCATTTGGACCAAGAAATTATCAATCTTGAGCCACCCCATCCTTACCAAAAG ATTCTTGTAGCGTTGGCTACATCACACAAGGCACACCAGGAAGATGTTAGCCAACATATTGCAAAATGTGATGCTAGGAGGCTATATGAAGCAGGGGAAGGGAGTTCACAGGGAGCCGTTGAAGAAGCTGTTGTGCTTGAGATTCTGAGTAAAAGGAGCATTCCACAGACGAAATTGACCCTGTCTAGCTATAAACACATTTATGGACATGAGTACACAAAG TCGCTCAAAAAAGCAAAATACATGGAATTTGAAGATGCTCTTAAAGTAGTCATGAAATGCATGTGCAATCCACCTACTTATTACGCAAAG GTACTGTATACGAGTATTAAAGGGACAACAGCAGACAATGGTGCCTTGGCTCGTGTGATGACAAGCAGAGCTGAGGTAGACTTGTATGAGATACGAAGCATTTTCAAGAGAAAGTATGAGATGGAACTGAAAGATGCAATATGTGAGAGAATCCCATCTGGGGATTACAGAGATTTTCTTGCTGCTATAGCCTCGACCACTACTATTATTACAAGCCACAATTCTGTTTCTCTCTAG